From candidate division WOR-3 bacterium:
GCAGTCAAGAGGTCACGGGTTCGAATCCCGTCGGCTCCATCGGATTGGAGGATAAAATGCAAAATACACTCAACAAGATGTGTCTTGCGGCATTGATCGTCGTAAGTTTGTTTGTTTGGTGTGCGCCAACGCAAACTGTGAAAGAACCATCGGCCCAAAAAACGACTGAAGAAAAACGAATAGAGGCCGAGCAGTACTATTCCATTGGTTTTGAGTATTACAAGCATGGTAATTATGACGAGGCCATCAAGTACTTCAAGAAAGCCATTGAAACGATGCCGGAGTATTATGCCGCCTACATCGCCCTTGCTAAGGGCTATCGAGCCAAGAATGATATAGTTACCACCGAAGCCGAGTACAACAAAGCAAAGACGCTCGACCCGAAGGATTCGCGTTCCTACGAAGGACTCGCCGCCTTGTATACTGAGTTGCAGAGATTCGGTGATGCGATGTCCGAGTATGAAAACGGGTTAAAGATCGATCCGAAGAACGTTAATCTACTCAATGGGATGGGCTACGTGTACACAAAAATGCAGAATTACACCAAGGCACTCGAATACTATAGTAGGAGCCTTGAATATGAGCCGGAGAACATAAACACCATGTTCGCAATTGCCGATATCTTCGTCGAAACGAAAGAACCAAGAAAGGCAACCGAGTATCTTGAAGCCATCATCGAGAAAAAACCCAACATCGTTGAGGTTCGTGAAAAACTCGCTCAGACTTATTTCGAACTAAAGAACTATGACTCAGCCACCAGGATCTATACAGAGCTGATCAAAGAGCAAGCTGACAATTACAGGTACCACGTACAGTTGGGCGCCGTCTACGTTGAACAGAAGAAATTCCAGGCCGCTGAAGAAGCTCTGAACACGGCGCGCCGCCTTGCTCCTAACAGTGCGTCACCGATCTATCAACTGGTCG
This genomic window contains:
- a CDS encoding tetratricopeptide repeat protein, translating into MQNTLNKMCLAALIVVSLFVWCAPTQTVKEPSAQKTTEEKRIEAEQYYSIGFEYYKHGNYDEAIKYFKKAIETMPEYYAAYIALAKGYRAKNDIVTTEAEYNKAKTLDPKDSRSYEGLAALYTELQRFGDAMSEYENGLKIDPKNVNLLNGMGYVYTKMQNYTKALEYYSRSLEYEPENINTMFAIADIFVETKEPRKATEYLEAIIEKKPNIVEVREKLAQTYFELKNYDSATRIYTELIKEQADNYRYHVQLGAVYVEQKKFQAAEEALNTARRLAPNSASPIYQLVDLNIKRGRYNAAEDLAREALAVEPNNLYAYLLLGDVYIRRGFDARSKWEQNKSTSNCSVLNAAMSYFNTAISQYTKAKSDAQWSYYANNEIKRSNTWLDALKEDKWFYCKGGSQ